The following coding sequences lie in one Zingiber officinale cultivar Zhangliang chromosome 2B, Zo_v1.1, whole genome shotgun sequence genomic window:
- the LOC122048765 gene encoding agamous-like MADS-box protein AGL62: MKKTSRGRQRIAMEAIENAAARKVCFSKRRAGVFKKAAELSVLCGAELAVLAFSPSGKPFSFGNPSVDSVFARFLSAWPAPPRHHPLAGVPVQALGREESQLAELLEAERRRKAALEAAIFRPWGTVADLLNADVKALGMPELGLLQRALEWVRAEAAGRAEQLAFQPLQPSNVAVNEGAAAPNLLEFGYAPQGYGF, encoded by the coding sequence ATGAAGAAGACGAGCAGAGGCCGTCAAAGGATCGCGATGGAGGCGATCGAGAATGCGGCTGCGCGGAAGGTGTGCTTCTCCAAGCGCCGCGCCGGCGTGTTCAAGAAGGCAGCCGAGCTCTCCGTCCTCTGCGGCGCCGAGCTCGCCGTCCTCGCCTTCTCCCCCAGCGGCAAGCCCTTCTCCTTCGGCAACCCCTCCGTCGACTCCGTGTTCGCCCGCTTCCTCTCCGCCTGGCCTGCTCCCCCTCGGCACCACCCCCTCGCTGGGGTCCCGGTTCAGGCGCTCGGCCGGGAGGAATCGCAGCTCGCGGAGCTGCTCGAggcggagaggaggaggaaggccGCGCTCGAGGCGGCGATTTTCCGGCCTTGGGGCACCGTGGCGGACCTGCTGAACGCCGACGTCAAGGCGCTCGGGATGCCGGAGCTCGGCCTGCTGCAGAGAGCGCTGGAGTGGGTGCGGGCGGAGGCGGCGGGCAGGGCGGAGCAACTGGCCTTCCAGCCGTTGCAGCCGTCGAACGTGGCGGTCAACGAGGGAGCGGCGGCTCCAAATTTGTTGGAATTTGGCTATGCACCTCAAGGCTATGGCTTCTAG